One stretch of Alcaligenes aquatilis DNA includes these proteins:
- the rpoN gene encoding RNA polymerase factor sigma-54, with the protein MLTRQSLDLRQQQTLVLTPQLQQSIKVLQLSGAELEQELAQALLDNPLLERLDVQMDVAAEPLPEAASGEAESSWASLEFPKHQGDSHDPDWSPESAIDQDLAAYLSEQLGLLRLSDRDRVLAQLLIDELDDNGYLPVSLDEVLACLPAELDIDESDLRCALAQVQSLDPAGVGARDLAECLSLQLMQQAQQLEPALFDCARYLVREHVGVLASPSQLRQRCAGLYPAELVERAHHLILKLDPKPGRAWTQNVSAYVVPDVLLIRGKDSWQAALNPLAVPRLQLVNLHDYEIEAHPALLAERQKATGLLRSVNSRFVTILRVAQAIVQMQQDFFTQGVSALKPMQLADLAAELDLHESTISRATRQKYMQTPHGVMELKQFFTVALASVDGKADMSAASVRAQIVQMIRDEPPAKPLSDQQITDLLQAQGLTLARRTVAKYREAEGLAPASQRKMRAAAGV; encoded by the coding sequence ATGCTTACGCGTCAGTCACTAGATTTACGCCAGCAGCAAACGCTGGTTTTGACGCCGCAATTGCAACAGTCTATTAAAGTGTTGCAGCTATCGGGGGCCGAGCTGGAGCAGGAGTTGGCTCAAGCTTTGCTGGACAACCCTTTGCTGGAACGTTTGGACGTGCAGATGGATGTCGCCGCCGAGCCATTGCCCGAAGCCGCTTCGGGCGAGGCGGAATCCTCGTGGGCGAGTCTGGAGTTTCCCAAGCACCAAGGGGATTCGCATGACCCTGATTGGTCCCCCGAATCGGCCATTGACCAGGACCTGGCTGCTTATCTAAGCGAGCAGTTGGGATTGTTGCGTTTGAGCGACCGTGACCGGGTCCTGGCACAGTTGTTAATCGACGAGCTGGACGATAACGGCTACCTGCCCGTCTCTTTGGACGAGGTGCTGGCCTGCCTGCCCGCTGAGCTGGATATTGATGAAAGTGATTTGCGCTGCGCGCTGGCACAGGTGCAGTCTTTGGACCCGGCCGGTGTCGGTGCGCGGGATCTGGCCGAGTGCCTGAGCTTGCAACTGATGCAACAGGCCCAGCAACTGGAGCCCGCCTTGTTTGATTGCGCCCGCTATCTGGTGCGTGAGCATGTCGGCGTTCTGGCCTCGCCCAGTCAACTGCGTCAGCGCTGTGCAGGCCTCTATCCGGCCGAGCTGGTGGAGCGGGCCCATCATTTGATCCTGAAACTGGACCCCAAGCCGGGGCGTGCCTGGACGCAGAACGTCTCGGCGTATGTCGTGCCGGACGTCTTGCTGATTCGTGGCAAGGATAGCTGGCAGGCGGCCTTGAATCCCCTGGCTGTACCGCGCCTGCAACTGGTGAACCTGCACGATTATGAAATTGAAGCGCACCCAGCCTTATTGGCAGAGCGCCAAAAAGCGACTGGCTTGCTGCGCAGCGTCAACAGTCGCTTTGTGACGATTTTGCGCGTAGCACAAGCGATCGTGCAGATGCAGCAGGATTTCTTCACGCAGGGTGTGTCGGCCTTGAAACCCATGCAGTTGGCCGATCTGGCGGCTGAACTGGATTTGCATGAGTCGACGATTTCGCGTGCAACGCGGCAAAAGTACATGCAAACACCGCATGGGGTGATGGAGCTTAAACAGTTCTTTACCGTGGCCTTGGCCAGTGTGGATGGCAAGGCCGATATGTCCGCTGCTTCGGTGCGGGCGCAGATTGTACAGATGATTCGTGACGAGCCACCGGCCAAGCCTTTGTCGGACCAGCAGATTACCGATCTCTTGCAGGCTCAGGGCCTGACGTTGGCGCGCCGTACAGTGGCCAAATACCGGGAGGCGGAAGGTTTGGCACCGGCTTCACAGCGCAAGATGCGGGCAGCGGCGGGAGTCTAG
- a CDS encoding TonB-dependent receptor — MRISYFVGLSLLSAGSSWAQSSDAPPVTSLSTIEVKASEYIDLPPAYEGNHVATGGNLGLLGNRDVMNTPFSTINYTSDYIEDLQGQELRILISKNDPSVQTPGAGGTGGKDTLYIRGFRAGDVSLNGLQGLTSGRRVMAIAERLEILKGPSAVLNGMNASNDVGGSINLVTKRATDDPISNITLSYIQPSQFGTHLDLGRRFGQSNELGLRLNGVFKDGEGVVDHRTNRDKLISLGADYRLGSLKLSADLYHLEEYISGLNRGVRLAKGLDKNPLPTPPKGDVLLGVPWAAGLTRETTALIRADWAASDKLALYGSAGYSKSEMNNYNTKGSTLLNEQGDLKLAATRRNNTGYNLAANTGLFYSFDTGSVQHTISAGLDWNRKSSRSDNTSIKGWSETINIYDPDYPARPYVPMNGLSAPNVSYLYSTALADTLSFADGKYQLTLGLRQQWVSTKDKSGKSDNYRKNALTPTIAGVWQLQDDWMLYANYAEGLTQGMIVGDDYANEGQVFAPQKTRQYEIGMKYDSGDYALTAALFDITQPNSYESNERFNGKPNLSYDGRQRNRGVEVQVFGQIAKNWRLTGGIAYLDPKIRKASNPDTEGRSAVGLSRWVAKAGIEWDTPFVQGLTLNANLHTQSKQYANASNSYYMPGVTTYDLGMRYKTRFAGKEVTLRASLENVGNKAYWVVPLSNGQGSPRTFLASATMKF, encoded by the coding sequence ATGCGTATTTCTTATTTTGTTGGCCTGAGCCTGCTCAGTGCGGGCAGCAGTTGGGCACAATCCTCCGATGCTCCCCCGGTTACGTCTTTGTCCACTATTGAAGTCAAAGCCAGCGAATACATTGATTTGCCGCCTGCGTACGAAGGCAATCATGTCGCTACCGGCGGCAATCTGGGTTTGCTGGGCAACCGGGATGTCATGAACACCCCCTTTAGCACCATCAACTACACCAGCGACTACATCGAGGACCTGCAAGGCCAGGAACTGCGCATTCTGATCAGCAAGAACGACCCTTCCGTGCAGACACCCGGTGCAGGTGGAACAGGTGGGAAAGACACTTTGTATATACGGGGTTTCCGTGCCGGTGACGTGTCTCTAAATGGTTTGCAAGGCTTGACCAGTGGCCGCCGCGTGATGGCCATCGCAGAGCGTTTAGAAATTCTCAAAGGCCCCTCTGCCGTTCTGAACGGCATGAATGCCAGCAATGATGTGGGTGGCTCGATCAATCTGGTGACCAAGCGCGCCACGGACGATCCCATTAGCAACATTACCCTGTCCTACATCCAGCCCTCCCAATTCGGGACGCATCTGGATCTGGGCCGCCGTTTCGGTCAATCCAATGAGCTGGGCCTGCGCTTGAACGGCGTGTTCAAGGACGGCGAGGGCGTGGTGGATCACCGTACCAATCGCGACAAACTGATCTCGCTGGGAGCGGACTACCGTCTGGGATCGCTCAAGTTGTCCGCCGACCTGTATCACCTGGAAGAGTACATTTCCGGCCTGAATCGGGGTGTGCGTCTGGCCAAGGGTCTGGACAAGAACCCACTGCCTACGCCTCCCAAAGGCGATGTCTTGTTGGGTGTCCCTTGGGCTGCCGGCCTGACGCGTGAAACCACGGCGCTGATCCGTGCAGACTGGGCTGCCAGCGACAAGCTGGCCCTGTACGGTTCGGCGGGTTACAGCAAGTCCGAGATGAACAACTACAACACCAAGGGCAGCACCTTGCTGAACGAGCAAGGGGACCTGAAGCTGGCCGCGACTCGGCGCAACAATACTGGCTACAACCTGGCTGCCAATACCGGCCTGTTCTACAGCTTTGACACCGGCTCGGTGCAGCACACCATCAGCGCCGGGCTGGACTGGAATCGTAAAAGCTCGCGCAGCGACAACACCTCCATCAAGGGCTGGTCTGAGACCATCAATATCTATGATCCGGACTACCCGGCACGCCCTTATGTCCCCATGAATGGGCTAAGTGCGCCTAACGTCAGCTATCTTTACAGTACGGCGCTGGCCGATACCCTGTCTTTTGCAGACGGCAAATATCAGTTGACCCTGGGTCTTCGCCAGCAATGGGTCAGCACCAAGGATAAAAGCGGCAAGAGCGATAATTACCGCAAGAACGCCCTGACACCCACTATTGCCGGTGTCTGGCAACTGCAGGACGACTGGATGCTGTACGCCAACTATGCCGAAGGTCTAACCCAGGGCATGATTGTGGGCGACGACTACGCCAACGAAGGTCAAGTCTTCGCCCCCCAGAAAACACGCCAATACGAGATCGGGATGAAGTACGACAGTGGCGACTACGCACTGACCGCCGCCCTGTTCGACATTACCCAGCCCAATAGCTACGAGAGCAATGAGCGCTTCAATGGCAAGCCCAACTTGAGCTACGACGGTCGTCAGCGCAACCGAGGCGTGGAAGTACAGGTGTTTGGCCAGATTGCCAAGAACTGGCGTCTGACTGGCGGTATCGCCTACCTGGATCCTAAAATCCGCAAGGCCAGCAACCCGGATACCGAAGGGCGTAGCGCCGTTGGCCTGTCCCGCTGGGTTGCCAAGGCCGGGATTGAATGGGACACCCCCTTTGTTCAAGGCCTGACCTTAAATGCCAATCTGCACACCCAGTCCAAGCAATATGCCAACGCCAGCAACAGTTACTACATGCCGGGCGTGACCACTTATGACCTGGGCATGCGCTACAAAACACGTTTTGCCGGCAAGGAAGTGACCTTGCGCGCCAGCCTGGAAAACGTAGGCAATAAAGCCTACTGGGTCGTGCCTTTAAGCAATGGCCAAGGCTCACCACGTACCTTCCTGGCTTCGGCCACCATGAAATTCTAA
- the leuD gene encoding 3-isopropylmalate dehydratase small subunit: protein MNTVFTSVRSRLIALDRANVDTDAILPKQYMTSLSRTGFGQYAFDNWRYADIGYPGKPLAEREPINSFCLHQPSAQGARILLGRENFGCGSSREHAVWALKDLGIAMLIAPSFADIFRNNCFKNGMLPIQLAAEQIDALFTAVTHNPWDEWTVDLQACMVIGPDQHIRFQVEPERRHRLLLALDDISVTEQKMDQIQAYEQKRREQEPWLFS, encoded by the coding sequence ATGAACACAGTTTTTACTTCCGTGCGCTCGCGCCTGATTGCGCTGGACCGCGCCAATGTGGATACCGACGCGATCTTGCCCAAGCAGTACATGACCTCCTTGTCGCGTACCGGCTTTGGGCAATATGCCTTCGACAACTGGCGTTACGCCGATATTGGCTACCCTGGCAAACCGCTGGCCGAGCGTGAGCCGATCAACAGTTTTTGTCTGCATCAGCCCAGCGCACAAGGGGCACGCATTCTGCTGGGACGCGAGAATTTTGGCTGCGGGTCCAGCCGTGAACACGCGGTCTGGGCACTGAAGGATTTGGGCATTGCGATGCTGATCGCCCCTTCATTTGCCGACATCTTCCGCAATAACTGCTTTAAAAACGGCATGTTGCCCATACAACTGGCTGCGGAGCAGATTGATGCCTTATTCACTGCTGTCACGCACAATCCGTGGGATGAATGGACGGTGGATCTGCAAGCCTGCATGGTGATCGGTCCCGACCAGCACATCCGTTTTCAGGTGGAACCAGAACGTCGCCACCGCCTGCTGCTGGCGCTGGACGACATTAGCGTGACGGAACAGAAAATGGATCAGATCCAGGCTTACGAACAGAAACGCCGGGAACAGGAACCCTGGTTATTTAGCTAA
- the leuC gene encoding 3-isopropylmalate dehydratase large subunit encodes MNTARTLFQKLWDTHRVAAVDNEHDLIYIDRQLLYEVTSPQAFESLRLAGRSVRRPDTALTTVDHNVPTRRRNQRLEDPLAQAQIDQMEINSREFGLRYFGLDDERQGIIHVIGPEQGMTLPGSSIVAGDSHTSTHGAFAALAFGIGTSEVEHVLATQCLAAKRMRSLQIDVQGELPATSTAKDLILHIIARMGTDGGRDCAIEFTGPAIRALSMEGRMTLCNMAIEAGARIGLVAVDDKTLDYVRGRPLAPKGQAWDKAEQYWRTLISDEGCQYDQHLQIDAAQVAPTVTWGTSPDMAAAIDQLVPDPLAAATGKQADAQRALNYMDLQAGQPLAGLAVDRVFIGSCTNARIEDLRSAAAMVKGKRVASTVRQALVVPGSGLVRRQAEQEGLDQVFTQAGFEWREPGCSMCLGMNEDRLNPGERCASTSNRNFEGRQGALGRTHLMSPAMAAAAAIAGHLVDIRHWDAV; translated from the coding sequence ATGAACACAGCCCGTACCCTGTTTCAAAAGCTCTGGGATACACATCGCGTTGCGGCGGTAGACAATGAGCATGATCTGATCTACATAGACCGTCAGTTGTTGTACGAAGTCACCAGTCCGCAAGCCTTCGAGAGTTTGCGCTTGGCCGGACGCTCGGTGCGTCGCCCCGACACCGCGCTGACGACGGTGGACCACAACGTGCCCACCCGCCGCCGCAATCAGCGTCTGGAAGATCCGTTGGCCCAAGCGCAGATCGACCAGATGGAAATCAATAGCCGGGAGTTTGGCCTGCGCTACTTTGGGCTGGATGACGAGCGCCAAGGCATCATCCACGTGATCGGACCCGAACAGGGCATGACCTTGCCCGGTTCCAGCATTGTGGCTGGCGATTCCCACACCAGCACACATGGCGCGTTTGCCGCCTTGGCGTTTGGCATTGGCACCTCCGAGGTGGAGCATGTTCTGGCCACGCAGTGCCTGGCCGCAAAGCGCATGCGCAGCCTGCAAATAGACGTGCAAGGCGAACTGCCTGCCACCAGCACCGCCAAGGATCTGATCCTGCACATCATTGCCCGCATGGGCACGGACGGCGGGCGGGACTGTGCCATTGAATTTACCGGTCCGGCCATCCGGGCCTTGTCCATGGAAGGGCGCATGACCTTGTGCAATATGGCGATCGAAGCGGGTGCCCGTATTGGCTTGGTCGCCGTGGACGACAAGACCCTGGACTATGTGCGCGGCCGTCCCTTGGCACCGAAAGGACAGGCATGGGACAAGGCGGAACAATACTGGCGCACGCTGATCAGCGATGAGGGTTGCCAATACGATCAGCACCTGCAAATCGACGCCGCCCAAGTCGCCCCCACCGTGACCTGGGGCACGTCCCCCGATATGGCGGCGGCCATCGACCAGCTTGTGCCTGATCCATTAGCAGCCGCCACAGGTAAACAGGCTGATGCTCAACGCGCCTTGAACTATATGGATTTGCAGGCCGGCCAACCGCTGGCAGGCCTCGCCGTAGATCGGGTGTTTATTGGCTCCTGTACCAACGCTCGCATTGAAGACCTGCGTAGCGCTGCGGCCATGGTCAAAGGCAAGCGAGTAGCCAGCACGGTGCGGCAAGCCTTGGTGGTCCCCGGCTCGGGACTGGTACGCCGTCAGGCCGAGCAGGAAGGCTTGGACCAGGTATTCACGCAAGCCGGTTTTGAATGGCGCGAGCCGGGCTGCTCCATGTGCCTGGGCATGAACGAAGACCGTCTAAATCCGGGCGAGCGCTGCGCCTCCACCTCCAACCGTAACTTCGAGGGCAGGCAGGGCGCCTTGGGACGCACACACCTGATGAGCCCCGCCATGGCGGCTGCCGCCGCAATTGCAGGCCATCTTGTCGATATCCGCCACTGGGACGCCGTATGA
- a CDS encoding hydroxymethylglutaryl-CoA lyase, with translation MSTVLITDVTLRDGLQIVPRWVPTPDKLRIAQALPQCGVRKIELTSFTSPKAIPSLADADELASLTTRAPQVCYTALVPNLRGAQRALAARMNELNFVFSASEAHNQANLRMNITQSLVQLEQVLEAAGKTPVNVSLSTAFGCPFTGPVAPAHVIALMQQVQRMGASSISLCDTTGMGSPVEVERLTQAALSLYGEQGVTGHFHDTRGLALANAWAAYREGGRRFDAALAGLGGCPYAPGASGNASLEDLAHMFQISGVDTGLNLEALQPLAEEIAALTQEPIQSRLHKARPAYALKVCQP, from the coding sequence ATGAGTACCGTATTGATCACCGACGTCACCTTGCGGGACGGCCTGCAAATCGTGCCACGCTGGGTGCCTACGCCGGACAAGCTGCGTATCGCACAAGCGCTGCCTCAATGCGGCGTGCGCAAGATCGAGTTGACGTCCTTTACTTCACCCAAAGCCATTCCATCCCTGGCAGATGCCGATGAGCTGGCCAGCCTGACTACACGCGCCCCTCAGGTCTGCTACACCGCGCTGGTCCCCAACCTGCGCGGGGCACAGCGCGCCTTGGCAGCCCGTATGAACGAGCTGAATTTTGTGTTTTCAGCCTCTGAAGCGCATAACCAGGCCAACCTGCGCATGAACATTACACAATCGCTGGTCCAGTTGGAACAGGTACTGGAGGCAGCAGGCAAGACGCCGGTCAACGTATCTCTGTCCACCGCTTTTGGCTGCCCCTTTACCGGCCCCGTCGCCCCCGCACACGTGATTGCCTTGATGCAACAAGTGCAGCGCATGGGAGCCAGTTCCATCAGCCTGTGCGATACCACTGGCATGGGTTCACCTGTGGAGGTAGAGCGCCTGACCCAAGCCGCCTTGAGTTTGTATGGCGAGCAGGGCGTCACCGGCCATTTTCATGACACCCGCGGGCTGGCACTGGCCAATGCCTGGGCGGCGTACCGTGAAGGCGGGCGTCGTTTCGATGCGGCTTTGGCCGGTTTGGGCGGTTGCCCTTATGCCCCTGGTGCCAGCGGCAATGCCAGCCTGGAAGATCTGGCGCATATGTTCCAGATCAGCGGCGTGGACACAGGCTTGAATCTGGAAGCGCTCCAGCCTTTAGCCGAAGAAATCGCGGCTCTGACGCAAGAGCCTATTCAAAGTCGCCTGCACAAAGCCAGGCCGGCCTATGCCTTGAAAGTGTGCCAACCATGA